CCGCAACATCTTGGACGCCGGCGTTCCGTTCGCTTCCGTCTGCTTCAAGGACGCTTCCGGTACGACAAACCCGACCAAGGTCTACGAAACGTTCAAGCGCGCTCGTAAGCTCCTCGGCGACAAGGTCGAACTCCGCATCCACAGCCATGACACTTGCGGTACTGGTGTGGCTCAGTACAAGGCAGCTATCGAAGGTGGCGCAGATGGCGTCGACCTCGGTCGCAAGCCGCTTTCTGGCGGTACGGCTCAGCCGGACCTCTTCTCCATGTTCCACGCCCTCAAGGGTACGGATTACAAGCTTGCCCTCGGTGAAGACAGCATCGTCGACGATCACATTCCGGAACTCATGGAAGCTAACAACGTCGCTGTTGAATGCCTCAAGGACTACAACTTCCCGCCTGAAGCACGTCAGATCACTACCGACGTTATCTTCAGCCCGATGCCGGGTGGCGCTCTCACGGCTAACACGCTCATGATGCGCGAAACCAAGACCTTCCACCTCTTCCCGAAGGTTATCGAAAACATGAGTGAATGCGTACGCCGCGGTGGCTTCGCTTCCTCTGTGACGCCGGTTTCTCAGTTCTACTTCCAGCAGGCTTACATGAACACCTTGAACCAGGCTGCCGGTCGCGGTACGTGGTTCAAGATGACCGAAGGCTACGGCAAGATGCTCCTCGGTTACCAGGGTAAGACTCCGTGCGAACCGGATCCGGAACTCGTGAAGATCGCAGCCGACCAGTTCAACATGAAGCCGTTCAAGGAAGCCTATCCGGGCGTCCAGTGCGCAGAAGAAATTCTTCCGCCGGGCATTCCTGCAGCCAAGAAGCTCCTCGAAGAAAATGGTCTCCCGGTCAACGACGAAACCATCTTCATCACGGGCTGCCTCCAGACGAAGGCTGGCAACAAGGGTATCGAATTCCTCAAGGGCAACCGCCACATTGGCGTGCCGAAGAAGGACCCGAATGCCGCTCCGGCTGTCGACACCAAGAACATGAAGGCTGGCGCTGCAAGCACCTACCGCATTGCCCTTGGCAACCAGAGCTGGGACGTCCAGGTTCAGACCCTCAGCAAGTAAGAGCTTTCGCGAAGTCCTCTGGGCTTCGCTCAAGACTTTACAAAAAAGACTTCGAGCATCCGCTCGAAGCCTTTTTTGTACGCTAATCAAACAAGGTTGCAAAGCAAGCCAAATGAAGCTTCACTTCACAATCTGTCAGAAACTAAATATCAGAAGCTAAACGTCTTGCCGACATTCACACCATAGCCGACCTTTTCCGCTGCAAAGATACCGCCATGGAATCCAGACGGATGGAAGTAATTCAGCATGAATCCGATGTTCATCGTTTTGAGCCACATGACATCCGTATCAAAAGCGATCACGCCATACTGTCCAAGCCTAGCGCCAATGCGAGCCGAAGAATAAAGCTTTACGCCAAACCCTTCGTCGTCATTTTCAGCAAGACTCTTCCCAAGATAGTCGCGAACGTCATCAAAGTCGCCACCGCCTTCAAATAGCTGGACACCAGCACCAAGTCCCAAAATCACAGGACCTACGTCAAAGTCAGCACCAACAGCGATACGTTCCTGGAAACTCCAGAACGAATACTTTTTCTTTCCTTCTGGAGTCGCAAGCCATGCCATATAGCCTTCATTGCACTTACCCGCTTCCGAGCAATCGAACGACGCTTTACCACCCTTGCCTCCCAAAGCAGCCTCTACGTACAACGGTGTCATAGCACCAAGCAGTCTATAGTTCAATGATGCCGTTCCGCCAGCAGTAAAGCCGTCCTTAACATTACGCCCAGTCATCTTTGCACCGCCATACGCATCAACAGAAAGAGTCATCGGAGAAGATTCTCCATTGACAGCCAAGCGAGGCTGATGAGCCACAATCATCTGCGAGGATCCAATTGAACTCAAATGCGGATTCAAACAACCGCACAACGACAACGCCGCCGCAGAAAGCATACAGAAAAGAATTGATTTTTTCATCTTATTCTCCAACTTATTTGTTTTTGCGCCAAATAATATATCATAATTCATCAAACGCATCAAGAGACCTTCATTTCAACGAAATTGACTTTATAAGACAACGCTCATTAGCAACAACAGGCTGTAGATTCAAGCGGCGTGCGGATTTAGAGCCTTGCGGGGTAACATCCGTATCGATGATTTCGTCTAAAGGTAAAATTTTTTGAACAAATCCATTTTGCAAACTACCGTTATCAAGATTCATCTTCAGCAGCTTTTTAGAGTCAAAATAAGCGATCGAATTTTGGCAAGTTCCCGGCCAATAGTCTACAACAAGATTTTTGTAATCATCCATCGAAACCATCTTTCCAAAATCAAAATGCAACCCCTGTCGAGCCCTGTCAAACGTTATCTCAAGCCCTAAACCGAGTTCATCATGATATGGGTTTGCATGGACCGATGCATCCCAAAGCGTATATTCATACGGACCCGGATAAATTTCCGACGATGCAATCTTTGGCGGAACCGCAGCATCCCCCTGCGTATTCAACACAAGATGAGGATTCGACAACGTAACGTTCCCACCATCAGAATTAAGCACAAGACGAAACCAGTGCAAACCATTAAGAGCCCCATCATTTGCGGGCATCTGCCAACGCAATGTATGAGTTTTGCCATCAAGCGTCACCGGCAATTCATCTAACTGCAAATGACCAGAGCAACCCTTAACTCGGCAAACGAGAAGTTCCGCTTTCATCCAGTTTCCCTTAGGATTATCGACCTGAATATCCACCTCAAAAGAAGTATTCGCCTGAATATCGGTTCCATAATTCCAAGTCGCCACTTTTTTCCATCCCGCCGGAAGATTAAACTTCACAGACTCATTCTTCTCCGTTGCTAAAGCGTTGTAGTCATAACGCGCATACGCAAAAGGAATCTGCTGGACAAAGCCGGCATAACGAATAACATCAGGCATCTTACTAGCATCCATGCAATTCGCATTCGGCGAGAAATATCCCACCAATTTCGGATTTCTAAACCGCCCTGCATCAGCATCGTAATCGTACTTTGCCACCTCGCATAAAATTCGCCACAAATCAACCTGCATCCCCTCCATCACGGTCTCGTTTATACGTCCGTTTTCAACAGGCATTTCGACATGGCGACCGCTAATGGCTTCAGCATAACGCGGGTGCGTCGGATCCACGGCATAAGCCGCATTTGCCGTACTTCTGCTCCCCGGATTTTCAAATGGGAAATCCTTATACGACTGTTTAAAACCGCATTCTGAGCGAATTGCCAAATCACCATTGCACTTCATATCCATAGCGCTTACCGTCGGGATAAACGTGCTGCGGTCCTGAATCAATTCGTCATAGCCCCAGGAAGTATTCAAGTTAATACTGAAAAAGAGAACCTCCTGTTTCATATCCTCTGGCATCGCATCCAAAAATCCCTGCCGCAAGGAATTGTAAATAGTCCCCGCAAACGGATACGTAGAGCCCTGAATAAAATCATATTTAGAAGTCGAGCGGTAATCAACTTTTATAGGATCATCCGTCGTTTCCTTTTTACGGTTATAAGAAATCGTTTCATTGTTATCGGAATAATGCATATGGCTTATCGCAGAACCAAGCGATGCCGGACCCTTTTTCACATGACGTTCGAGTCGGTAATAGTCATTTTTATGTTCAGGATTTTTTCCTTTCAACTGTCCTTGCGCAATAAGCACAACAGGGAACTTCTTGTATTCTGCAGCAAGGCGATAATCATCAAAAAGGAACCTGTCCCTTGTATTCACTTCTGAAGTGCATAAACCATCCGTGCACTTATTTTCATAAACAAGCAGATCTGCCGCTCCTTTCGAAAGCAAGATATTCTTGAACATTTCAGCAGACGCAGAGCCACCCTTATCGCCCCAGAATGCCACTGTATTGAATAATCCCATCGGCATTACCGCCCCCTGATGCGGAGAATCCAGCGACGAGAACAAGCGAATCGGAGCATCGGATTCATTTCGATGCGTGTCATAAAGGTAAGAGGCGTAACGTCCAATAACGCCACCCTGACTTATGCCCATGATGACAAAACCATCTTCTTTTGCTCCCGGGAACGGGATATGCACATTATCATTCAAGAAGGCAAACAACTGGCTCAGCGCCTTAGAATTTTGTTGAAGCGAAACACGCACCGTTTCATCAAACTGCACTAGCACAGGAGTGTACCCTAAAGATTTAAGAATATTCGGAATACCGACCTGAGTCACATCGCATTCCAAATCCGTCAAGGTTCTCTTTTCTTCAGGATCCAAATTGATGCCATCAATAATCATGAATGGACGTTCCAAGTAAATGCCTGATGGAGAACTTGCATCTTGAGGGGCATCCATAATGCGGATACGGACCGACTGGTTATTACCGGTACACGAACTACCTACACGATCTAAGCCTTTCAAGGTCACCAAATTATTGCCATTTTCAACGCAAAGACGGTCTTTTTCATCCACAAAGAACGCATAATCCTTAGACGCCGCCATCGCATTAGTCGCTAAAAGCGAAGCAAGAGCAAACCAAAAACAACGCATCATTATTTCACCTCCACAAATAGATTTTGTTCAACATTATGCATACCGCTTTTCAGCTTGACCACGATTTTCTGCAACCCCGACGACGGGAACTCCAGTTCAAGCCGTTCTTTGGGAGAAATCGATTTGCACGTTCCCGAAATGCAAACAGAAACAGAGGGCAATTCACGCTGTTTCGTCACAACAAAGTACGGATCAAGCACAAAGCTTATTTTAGAGCTGCGCACAAAAGAGGTCGGAAGCCCCGCCATCAGCAAATGCGCATTCACATTCTGAGTTGAACCGCACGTTTCATCGGCACACGCCTTATACACGTAATCTAAATCAGCTACAAGCAACGGAATCACTGTATAATCCGAATTTGCAGCAATCGCCTCCGCTTCAAAATAAAGCTGTTTCGGATTGGCAACTGCATTTTCTCGTAATCGATTACGAACGACCGAATACATATTATCGTACCATGTCAACCGCGACTTTTTCGCAGGCATTTCCGATGCACTAATACTATTCACAATTTTCAAGTGTTCCAGTTCATTTACCAGAAAATCTGCATTCACTGTCGAAATGAGAGAATTCCGTTCTTGAGGCGTATATGCAGCACTGAATTCAGGCTCCAATGCAGGCAGCAATCGTGCCTCGCGTTTTTCGGACCAAGCTTCCACATTGGAAAATTCATATTCCCAATGTTTAGCACCATCTACACCAACCGTTGCAGAAGTCCCTCCCAAATTAGAGTCTCTCTTGACGCAACTGAATCCGATATCGTCAATAAAGAGCGTCGTGTACTGGTTTTGCGGAACTTGGAAAAGTCCTACACCCAAATTTACAACATCGATTGCCCCCGTCACGCCCAAACTTGAGAGCGGAATTTCTAGCGCATGCGTTTTATTCGCCGTCAAGTTCACATAATGGACTCGACTCTCAGAAAGCGCTCCCTTCAGCCAAACTCCAAACTTTGCGTTTTGCGTAGCGCGCACCTTCAAACGGAGCACGCCACCATCCACACGCAACGGAAGCGCTTGGAACGAAAGCAATCCCGTCCAGTCACCTTGCTCATTTTTCGAGCCCGACAACCGGATGTACGGAGCATTCATTCCATCGAAATTTCCCCAGTTCGCTTTCCATTCCGGCGACTCCGGGAAAGTCCTCCCCGATTCAATCATTTGACCATTGTCGCTACCATCCGAATACAGTGCGACGCCCTTACATTCCTCGGCAAAGCCATCAAGAGCCAACAACGCTCCCGCTAAGGCAACGCCTTTAAACATCCTACGCATCATAGGATTTTTCCTTTCTATTGATTTTGAGAATAAACAGGCTTACTCAGCCGTAACGGATATATTAATCGATGTAAGGAAAGGATATAAGTAAGAATATAATAAACCGCCTCGACAACATCGAAGCGGTAAATAAACTACAATATTTTTTTTACTGTGTAAAGGGGTTCAATAAATTTTTATGATTTTTCTTTTTTTAGCTGAATCACCAAATCACTTATATAAACTCCATCGACTATATTCACGGAATACGTATAAGCATCCAGATAAATCAAGTCCAATCGCTTTTCAAATGTAGAAAGTCCAAGCCCGCTTCCCTTGCGGCTCGACTTTCTCGGGAAATTAGAATTTTCAGAATGGAAGTGGAGAACATCCCCCGCCTGCGTAATGGTGATATGCGCAAAGCTCTTGCCGTTCGGATTCACGCAATGTTTCATCGCATTTTCCATCAAGGGCATTACCAACAACGGTTCTATCATCATTTTCGGATTTTCAAGATTCACGTTAAAGACAAAGTCAAAGCTTTCATCGAGACGGAGTTTTTCCAAGTCCGCATACTTTTGCAAAATATCCACATCTTCTTGCAACGTGATATACTTGTCCTTGACCTGGTAAAGCATCATTCTCAAAAGTTGCGAAAGTTTGTTCATCGAACTTTCAGCCCGCTTCGGATCAATCTGGATTAAAGCAGAAATGTTATTCAAAGTATTAAAGAGAAAATGCGGACTCAGCTGGTTTTTCAAAAAATCCAGCTCGTACTGCAATTCCGAGCGTTTCTGTTCGCGCAAAATAAACGCACGCACAATCTGTCGGAACATCACGTGGTACAGCACGCAAAGAATGCAAACAAACACAACAAGGATAGTAAACGATATAACGGGCCAAACGCCAAAGTGTCCTTTAACAAACGAGAAACAATAGGAACTAAAGAAGTCACCAACCCCTTCGTTCGGAGAACGTTCCATCACAAAGAACGCCACTTCTCTAAAGAACAACGTTGCCACCACTAAAACGGAATTACAGACAAAATACGTCGCATAGCGTTTTTTAAACACAAGCTGCGGCACCAAAAACTTTTGGTTCAAGATAAAAACGAAAACCGTACTCAACATGGGCAAATAAAAGCCCACAAGCCCTTTAATGTTTACGCTCATATTCAACGCATTTGTCGGGTCCAGAATAAGCCCCAGCGGGAACAAAAGCATGAACAGCCAAACTAAAAATGCAGGCAAAAAGAGCGGAATAGGGAACTGAACCAAGTCGCGTTCGTCTTTCAAGAGCTCACGAAGCCTGTTTTCATTGCGTTCAAAGCCGATTTCTTGCAAAACGGCGAATTTGTTACGAGTTCTTTGGAAAAGACCTTCACACTTTTCAGTGTTATTTGTAGAAACATTGTCATTCATACTAAAAAATTTAGTCAAAAACCAGCCTATTTTGCCCGTCATGACAATTTCGTGACAAAAATCACGAACTTTTTTAACAAAAACTCAATTTAACTTTTGCACGCACCATTCTAAGTAATGACACAAGGAATTCAATCTGGAGGTAAATTTGATAATGTAAAAATGAGGAGGTCACCATGAAAACCCTTAACAATCGAGATCAGAAAGACATTTACATGCAATACTTAAACGACATTTCTCGTTACCCGTTGCTCACAAGAGAACAGGAAACAGTATTGCTCAAGAAGTCCGCCGAAGGCAACAAAGCCGCCTTGGACATGCTGGTCAACTCCAATCTTCGCTTCGTCGTGAACATCGCTAACCTTTATAAAGGTCGTGGTCTCGACATCATGGAACTGATCAACGAAGGGAACATGGGACTCATCGAAGCGGCTCGCCGTTTTGACCGCTCCCTGAAAATCAAGTTTATCAGCTATGCAGTGTGGTGGATTCGTCAGAACATCACCCGCGCTCTCTCCGAAAAAGGCCGCATGATCCGCATTAGCGCCGAAAAGGAACTGATGCTTCGCCGTTTCAACCGTCACGCTAAGGATGTTCAGCAGGTCATTGGCGGAACTTACACCGTCAACGCCCAGTCTCTCGAAGGTCTTTCCAAGTACAAGGCAAACGACATTGAAAAGATCCTGATGATGGGCAACACGACTTCTTCGCTCGACACTCCGGTCAATGAAGATGGCGATGCAACGCTTGGCGATACCATTTCGGATACTCAGAACCGCACCGACGAACTTGCCGATAACAACAACCGCGCTGAAGTTTTCGACAAGGTATTGGACAAGAACCTCTCCAGTCAGGAAAAGGAAATCATCAAGCTCTATTACGGTTTCAAGATGGATTCCGACCTGAACCTCAAGGAAATTGCTCCGATGGTGGGTCTCTCCAAGGAACGCGTGCGCCAGCTCAAGGAAAACGCCTTGAACAAGCTCCGCGAAGCGAACGTCGAACGCCTCCTCTGCGAAGCTGCATAACACCTTTATTGCTCCTAACAAGTTTCATACTCTCTCCTTTCATAAAAAAACCGGCTATTCATAGCCGGTTTTTCCTTATAAGGTGGCGATTTTTTATAGGAAATTGTATTTTTAGAGCATGATGTTTAAACCTTTTAGTTTCCGCTCTGTATTTATGGCAACGCTGTCCGCGCTTTGCATCGCGAACGCAGCAACCGACAAGAAAACTCCTCCCGGAGATTTTTACGACGAAGTTTCACGATTGAACAAGGTCCTTTCCGAAGTCAACCGCAAGTACGTTGAAAACGTCAACCCTACGGAACTCACGGACGCCGCCATCAATGGTATCAGAAACATTCTCGACCCGCACACAACGGTTTTCGCCCCCAAGGATTACGAAAGCCTCCGCGTCTCGATGGAAGGTAAGTTCGGTGGCGTGGGTATTACCATCAGCCTCCGCGACAACATCCTCACCGTTATTTCGCCGCTCTCCGGCACACCGGCATTCAAGCTCGGCATTCGCGCTGGTGACCGCATCCGCAAAATCGACGGCAAAGAAACGAAAGGCATGTCGCTCGATGACGCAGTCAACAAGCTCCGCGGCAAGATTGGCACAGACGTGACGGTCGCTATCGAACGTGAAGGCGTTCCCGACCTCATGGACTACACCATCACCAGAGCTGAAATCATTGTTCACGCCGTTCCGTATTACGGCATGGTCACTCCGGAAATCGGCTATATCAAGCTCGCCACCTTCAGCGACAAGACGACAAGTGATGTCGAAAACGCCCTCCGCAGCCTCCAGAAGCAAGGCATGAAGAAGCTCATCCTCGACATGCGCTACAACCCGGGTGGACTTCTGAACCAGGCTATCGAAATCAGCGAACTTTTCCTCAAGCCGGGTAACGTCATCGTCAGCACCCGTGGCCGCACACAGAAGACCGAAAGTGCAGCCCGCAGAACTCCGCTCGTGAAGCCGGAAGTTCCGATGGTCGTCCTCGTGAACCAGGGTTCCGCCAGTGCCGCTGAAATTGTTTCCGGTGCACTGCAAGACTGGGACCGCGCTTTGATCGTCGGTAAGACCTCGTTCGGTAAGGGTTCCGTGCAAACGATTTTCCCGCTGGACAATGCAGGCAACGCCCTCAAGCTCACAACTGCATTCTACTACCTCCCCTTCGGTCGTTGCATCAACAAGCCTGAAAACGGCATCAAGGGTCTCGCCCTGCAAGACGAAGAATATGAAGATGAAGAAAAAGACGCCGCCAAGACTGATTCCGTGAAGGCCGACACAGCCAAGCGCGACACGTTCTACACGAACAACGGCCGCATGATGTTCGGTGGTGGCGGCATCAAGCCGGACGTCGATGTGGAACTCGATCCGATGCCGTGGGTTGTCCAAGTCCAGGAACGCATGGCCATGTACTTCAAGTTCGCCGTCAAGATTCGTCCGAGTCTCGAAAAAGCTGGCGTCAAGGTGAACTCCGAATGGGCAGTGCCTGATTCTCTCTTCACGCAGTTCAAGGCGTTCTGCAAGAAAGACACGAACTTCATGAAGGTCAAGAGCAACGCCCTCGTCGGTGTGGACCAGCTTGAAAAGAGCATCATCCGCGAACAGAACTACATGGGCGATAGCGCAAAGACAATCTCTGATTCTACGCTCGTGAAGCGCATCAGCGAAATGCGCAAGGCTCTTGAAGACAACCGAGATGCCCAGTTCGAAGCCAACAAGGATTACATCAAGGACGGCATCAAGCGTGAACTTCTCACTGCATTCGTGAACGACTCCGTCAGCACCGCATTCTCGCTCAAGCGCGACAAGCAGCTGAACGAAGCCATCAAGTACCTGAGCGACACGCAGCTTTACAAGAAAGCCATCAGCGCTCCGCCGAAACAGAAGAAGAACGCTGCAAAGCCTAAGAAGTAACGGTTCAATTTGATTTCTTTAATGAACAAAATGGCAGAAGGTCTCGGACGAGCCGTAAGACGCTTCCTGAACAAGGTTGTGGGTTACGTGCTGTTTATCTGGGAGTTGTTCAAAAACATTCCCGGAGCCTTCACCAATCTTCACACGACTGTCGAACAGATGCACCACGTGGGTATCACGAGTATTCCCGTGGTGTTCGCCGCATCGCTTGCTACAGGCGCCATCATGTCTTGGCAGCTCGCCTACCAGTTTGGCGACATGATTCCCATGATGTTTGTCGGCATGGCTGTCGGCAAATCCGTGATGGTGGAACTCTGCCCAATTCTTACGGCGATGGTGCTTGCAGGCCGTATCGGCGCTTCGATGTGTTCGGAGCTTGGCACCATGGCAGTCACGGAGCAGCTTGATGCATATAAAGTATTAGGACTCAATCCTTACAAATACTTGCTTGCACCAAGACTGATTGCAACCGTCATCATGCTTCCGGTTTTGACCATTTTGAGCATCTTTATCGGCATTGTCGGCGGTTACGAAGTCGCCCACCTCTACAAGGAAGTTTCTTGGTCGGTGTTCTTTTATGGCGTACGCATGTTCTACCAGAACTGGGACTTGGTCGTGGGTCTTATCAAAGCAACACTTTACGGATTCTTCATTTCGAGTTACGCTTGCTTCTTCGGATTCTTTACCCATAGCGGTGCAGAAGGCGTGGGCAAGAGCACCAAGGCAACCGTGGTTGCCGGCATGACAAGCATCCTTATTGGCGGGTTTACCCTCTCCAAATTGCTGCTTGTTTAATGCGATAAATTTGTACAAATGTTCGAAACAAAACGCACGAGCAACAAGAGCTATACGGGGAACAAAGTTCAGGACATTCAAGTCCTTTTAGAGCGTGTTCTCCAGAAGAACCATATCACCGAAGATATCAACTTCAAGACCATTTCGGAGCGGTTTTCGGAGGTGGTTGGTCCCCTCCTAATTGACCATGTAAAGCCTGAGAAAATCGACAAAAATATATTGGTACTCAAGGTCGCTAATTCGGCGTTAAAGTTCGAAATGAACCTCCAAAAAAAAGCTATTATTGGTAAGTGTAATACCCTCTTAGGGAAGCCTTTTATTCAAGGAATACGATTCGTCTAAGAGGGGTTTAATAGAGGAATTATGGCAGAAGAAACAGAAGAAGTAAAGAAGGCGGAAGCAGATTATAGCGGTTCAAGCATTACCGTTCTCGAAGGTCTAGAAGCAGTTCGTGTCCGCCCTGCAATGTACATTGGTTCCACCGATATTCGCGGGCTTCACCACCTCGTTTGGGAAGTGGTCGACAACTCCGTGGACGAAGCTTTGGCTGGCTTCTGCAACCATATCGAAATTTCGATTTTGCCGGGTAACGGCATCCGCGTCACTGACAACGGCCGTGGCATTCCGACCGACATCCACCCGAAGGAAAAGGTTGGTACCATCCAGGTCGTGATGACCAAGCTCCACGCCGGTGGCAAGTTCAACAATAGCTCTTATAAAGTTTCCGCCGGTTTGCATGGTGTGGGCGTGAGCTGCGTGAACGCACTTTCCAACAAGCTTATCGTGACCGTGCGCCGCAATGGCCGCGTTGTCCGTCAGGAATTTGCACGCGGTATTCCTTGCGGTCCGCAGGTCGACATTGGAGAATCCGACGGAACAACCGGTACGTCTGTTGAATTCTATCCGGACGATACTATCTTCTCGGAAACCGTTTACGTGTACGACACGCTCGCCACGCGTTTCCGCGAACTCGCATTCCTCATGAGCGGACTTCGCTTGACGCTTACCGACGAACGCGATCCGGAACACAAGCAGACCGACACGTTCTGCTTCCCCGGTGGCGTTTCTGAATTTGTGCGCTATGTGGACGAACACCGCACACCGCTTTTTGCAGAACCGATCCACTTGGTTCTCCCCGATGGCCAGTACCCCTTGGAAGTTGCCATGTGGTACAATGACGGTTATCAGGAAAACTTCTTCAGCTTCGTCAACAACGTCAATACTTACGATGGCGGTACGCACGTGACGGGCTTCAAGACGGCCCTCACCCGTGTTATCAGCAAGTTCGCACAGGACATGCCGAAGGGCAAGAAAGAAGCGCAGATTACCTCGGACGATATCCGTGAAGGTCTTACCGCAGTCATCGCTATCAAGGTCTCACAGCCGCAGTTCGAAGGCCAGACCAAGCGCAAGCTCGGCAACTCCGAAATCGCAGGCTATGTAGCTTCTGCATTCGGTGCCAAGCTCGAAGAATACTTCCAAGAAAATCCAGCTGCAGTCAAGATTATCTTGGATAAAGTTTATAATGCCGCTGTGGCTCGTGAAGCAGCCCACCGCGCACGTACACTCGCCCGCCGCAAGAACGTTCTTGAAAGTGGCGGCCTTCCGGGCAAACTCGCCGACTGCTCCAGCCGCGACCCGAAGGAATGCGAAATGTTCATCGTGGAAGGTGACTCTGCAGGTGGTTCAGCAAAGATGGGTCGTAGCCGTGAATTCCAGGCCATTCTCCCTATCCGCGGTAAGATTTTGAACGTCGAAAAGGCAAGCCTCCACCGCGTACTCGACACCGAAGAAATCCAGAACCTGGTGAACGCCATCGGTACCGGCATCGGCACGGAATTCAAAATTGAAAAGCTCCGCTACGACAAAATCATCATCATGACCGATGCTGATGTGGACGGCTCTCATATCCAGACGCTTCTCCTCACGTTCTTCTTCCGCTACATGCGCCCGCTCATTGACGCTGGGCACATCTTCCTTGCCATGCCGCCTCTGTACAAGTTAAAGATTGGCCAGAAAGAACGCTACCTGTTCGACGAAAACGAAAAGGACAAGGTCATGGCCGAAATCGAAGACAAGAAGAATGTCGCGATTACCCGATTCAAAGGTCTGGGCGAAATGTCGCCGGAACAGCTGAACGACACGACCATGAACCCGAAGACACGATTCCTCAAGCAGTGCCATGTGGAAGACAGCGTCCTTGCCGACCAGATTTTCAGCATGCTCATGGGCGAAGACGTGGAACCGCGCCGCAAGTTCATTGAAACGAACGCATATAAAGTCTTGAACGATTTGGATATTTAAATGAGTCCGACGAAAGCCGACTTCAAAGCTGTTTTATCACAGGCTCGCGACTTGGTAAAAGTCGAGCTTGACAAGACGGAACAAGTCATTATGCAGGTGGCAAAGAACGCCCCCGCAGGGATTAGTGACCGCCTTGTAACGCTCTTTAGCCGCAAAGGCAAGCGCATCCGTTCAACACTCCTTTGCCTGCTCGCAAACTGCGGCACGCAAAAGCCGGACATCGATCGTGTTGCACACGCCTGTGCAGCCGTAGAACTTTTGCACCTTGCAAGCCTCGTGCACGATGACATCATCGATGGTACGGACGTCCGCCGTGGGCAAAAGACAGCCCACCGCGAATGGGGTACGCAAGTAGCCGTGTTGATTGGCGACTATGTGCTTTCGCAGTCCATGCGCTGCGTCATTGACGAAGAAGCTCGCAACATTCCAGTCATCATCTCTGATGCCGCTGACAAGCTCATCATCGGTGAAATCATGGAACTCGAC
This is a stretch of genomic DNA from Fibrobacter sp. UWB13. It encodes these proteins:
- a CDS encoding DUF721 domain-containing protein, producing the protein MFETKRTSNKSYTGNKVQDIQVLLERVLQKNHITEDINFKTISERFSEVVGPLLIDHVKPEKIDKNILVLKVANSALKFEMNLQKKAIIGKCNTLLGKPFIQGIRFV
- the gyrB gene encoding DNA topoisomerase (ATP-hydrolyzing) subunit B — protein: MAEETEEVKKAEADYSGSSITVLEGLEAVRVRPAMYIGSTDIRGLHHLVWEVVDNSVDEALAGFCNHIEISILPGNGIRVTDNGRGIPTDIHPKEKVGTIQVVMTKLHAGGKFNNSSYKVSAGLHGVGVSCVNALSNKLIVTVRRNGRVVRQEFARGIPCGPQVDIGESDGTTGTSVEFYPDDTIFSETVYVYDTLATRFRELAFLMSGLRLTLTDERDPEHKQTDTFCFPGGVSEFVRYVDEHRTPLFAEPIHLVLPDGQYPLEVAMWYNDGYQENFFSFVNNVNTYDGGTHVTGFKTALTRVISKFAQDMPKGKKEAQITSDDIREGLTAVIAIKVSQPQFEGQTKRKLGNSEIAGYVASAFGAKLEEYFQENPAAVKIILDKVYNAAVAREAAHRARTLARRKNVLESGGLPGKLADCSSRDPKECEMFIVEGDSAGGSAKMGRSREFQAILPIRGKILNVEKASLHRVLDTEEIQNLVNAIGTGIGTEFKIEKLRYDKIIIMTDADVDGSHIQTLLLTFFFRYMRPLIDAGHIFLAMPPLYKLKIGQKERYLFDENEKDKVMAEIEDKKNVAITRFKGLGEMSPEQLNDTTMNPKTRFLKQCHVEDSVLADQIFSMLMGEDVEPRRKFIETNAYKVLNDLDI